From Mucilaginibacter rubeus, a single genomic window includes:
- a CDS encoding alpha-galactosidase has translation MNKKRPYPDRLAVCLLFLFLTGAFVLIAGEARAQYSEKIRISTRDNLLLIGVKDNKLQQIRYGRNISEQDIHNLPSMEPAELYPVFGVNVSTAGLRMTHADGNPTTALVYQNYSVEKADSNTVITRIKMKDSYYPVEVTLCFKAYIAENIIAQWVEIRHHEKGAVTLFDMASSNLSFDRSSYFLTYFNGDWSNEFNHYENLLEPGILTLDSKEGIRTDQKTNPSFLLSLDRRLEENSGEVLGASLAWPGNWQIQFNVDNNHKLRIIPGINPYASAYQLPAGQLFQTPSFLYTFSQNGAGEVTRRFHRWARKYGMQHGAGDRDVVLNNWETTGFDFDEKGLHDLIRQAGELGFDLFLLDDGWFGNKYPRNNDQAGLGDWQVNRKKLPHGLNDLVRQSADNKVKFGLWVEPEMINPKSELYEKHPEWVLTAPNRSPDLQRNQFILDLSNPAVQDFVVSSLSSILDQTKGLNYLKWDCNRFLSNAWSNYLGKEKQANLYVDYTRGYLSVLQRIRAKYPELTLMLCASGGGRMDYGSMPFYDEYWPSDNSNAHDRVLIQWGMSYFFPAIGFAAHVSEMGQKTSLKFRLDVAMAGKLGMDMQPDHLNGEEKAFLKDAIKAYKQVSHIVYYGDQYRLLSPYSCDRAALMYVSQDKKEALLFSYQVKKGSGADYSTIYLNGLDPNASYKLTEVNKGSYSRVEAYEGKVFTGKYLMEEGIRFAMWNVDESSVMLLQQIQ, from the coding sequence ATGAATAAAAAAAGACCATATCCGGATCGTCTCGCGGTCTGTTTGCTATTTCTGTTCTTAACAGGAGCTTTTGTCCTGATAGCCGGGGAGGCACGTGCACAATACTCGGAAAAGATCAGGATCAGTACCCGGGACAATCTTTTACTAATAGGGGTTAAAGATAACAAACTGCAGCAGATCCGCTATGGCAGGAATATTTCGGAACAGGATATCCATAACTTGCCGTCCATGGAACCTGCCGAACTGTATCCCGTATTCGGGGTTAACGTATCGACAGCGGGACTGCGAATGACGCATGCCGACGGTAATCCTACCACTGCCCTGGTGTATCAGAACTACAGCGTTGAAAAGGCAGATTCCAATACGGTCATTACCAGGATAAAAATGAAGGACAGCTATTACCCGGTCGAGGTAACGCTTTGCTTCAAAGCTTATATCGCGGAGAATATTATCGCGCAATGGGTGGAGATCAGGCATCACGAAAAAGGCGCTGTTACGCTCTTCGATATGGCTTCTTCGAACCTGTCCTTTGATCGGTCGTCCTATTTTCTGACCTATTTTAATGGCGACTGGTCCAATGAGTTCAATCATTATGAGAACCTCCTGGAGCCCGGTATCCTGACCCTGGATTCCAAAGAGGGGATAAGGACAGATCAGAAAACGAATCCGTCCTTCCTGCTTTCGCTGGACCGCCGGCTGGAGGAGAACAGCGGTGAGGTACTTGGCGCGAGCCTGGCCTGGCCGGGAAACTGGCAGATCCAGTTCAATGTTGATAACAATCATAAATTGAGGATAATCCCAGGTATCAATCCCTATGCTTCAGCTTATCAACTTCCTGCCGGGCAACTGTTTCAAACGCCGTCGTTCCTTTATACCTTCAGTCAAAACGGGGCCGGAGAGGTCACCCGGCGGTTCCACAGATGGGCCCGGAAATATGGTATGCAGCATGGTGCTGGGGACCGGGATGTTGTATTGAACAATTGGGAAACTACCGGTTTTGACTTTGATGAAAAAGGTCTTCATGACCTCATCCGACAAGCAGGGGAACTCGGTTTCGACCTGTTTCTGCTTGATGATGGCTGGTTTGGTAATAAATACCCAAGAAACAATGATCAGGCTGGGCTCGGGGACTGGCAGGTCAATCGAAAGAAACTTCCACATGGTTTGAACGACCTGGTCAGGCAGTCGGCCGATAATAAAGTGAAGTTTGGTCTGTGGGTCGAACCGGAAATGATCAATCCCAAAAGTGAATTGTACGAAAAGCATCCGGAATGGGTACTTACGGCGCCCAACCGGTCTCCGGATCTGCAACGGAACCAGTTCATCCTTGACCTGTCCAACCCTGCGGTCCAGGATTTTGTGGTCAGTAGTCTTTCCTCGATACTGGATCAAACCAAAGGGTTGAATTACCTGAAGTGGGATTGTAACCGGTTCTTATCCAATGCCTGGTCAAACTACCTTGGTAAAGAAAAGCAAGCCAATCTTTATGTGGACTATACCAGAGGATATCTGAGTGTGCTCCAAAGGATAAGAGCAAAGTACCCGGAGCTGACCCTGATGCTGTGTGCAAGCGGAGGAGGTCGTATGGATTATGGAAGTATGCCGTTCTATGACGAATACTGGCCGAGTGATAACTCGAATGCACACGACCGGGTATTGATCCAGTGGGGCATGAGCTACTTTTTTCCGGCCATAGGCTTTGCCGCCCATGTTTCAGAGATGGGGCAGAAAACGTCTCTTAAGTTCCGGCTGGATGTGGCCATGGCCGGGAAACTCGGTATGGATATGCAGCCAGATCATTTGAACGGGGAAGAGAAAGCATTTTTAAAGGATGCGATAAAAGCCTATAAGCAGGTCAGTCATATCGTATATTATGGAGATCAGTACCGGTTATTGTCCCCATACAGCTGCGACCGTGCGGCTTTGATGTATGTAAGTCAGGATAAAAAAGAAGCGTTGTTATTCTCCTACCAGGTCAAAAAAGGCTCGGGAGCCGATTATAGCACGATCTATCTGAACGGTTTAGATCCCAATGCTTCCTACAAACTGACCGAGGTCAACAAGGGGAGCTACAGCAGGGTGGAGGCTTATGAAGGAAAAGTTTTTACTGGCAAATATTTGATGGAAGAGGGGATCAGGTTTGCGATGTGGAATGTCGATGAAAGCAGTGTGATGCTGCTGCAACAGATACAATAA